GACGCGGGCGCATTACGCTTGGATGGTAGAATGGTCCGTCAAGACCGTTGGAGTCAATCCCAATTAGCGCCCGATTGTTCACATACCGATACAAATTCCCGTCGCCGCCGCTAAAGCCGATGGGGTCCTCGCTCAGCCAGCGGCCAACGCGGGCATCATACCAGCGGTTGAGGTTGTTTTGAAGTTGGGTGTCACTATCGAATGGTCTACCGGTGAATAAGAAGAGACTATCAGTAGTCGGATTACTCTCCGCCGTGACTTTGCCGAAGGCGTCGTAGATAAGATGGTTGACCGCGGTGGTCATGTCGCTGCCCGGATCATACTTGGCAATGTCCCGAACCGTGTTCAGGTGGTCCGTCAGCGTCCACTGTACAAGGTCGGGTGTGCCGCCGTCAACGGCTTCCTCGGCCAAAATTTGGTCCACAGCCGGGCCCCAGAGGTAACGCTGCCGCAGGTGGCCCACCTGCATGTCGCCCGAGTTGGTACGCCAGAAATCCATGACGATCTGGTTGCCATCGTAGATGAAGATCCGCCGCTGCTCGGCATGGCCGTCGCCGTCGTCATCGAGCCGCTTGTAGACCCAGCGGTTGGCATAGTCGTAGGCGTACTCGACCACATGATCGACCGCCGCGGCGTAGCTGGATCGGTGCTCCACCTTGGTGAGCCGGTTGCGGTGGTCCCAGGTGTACTGGGTGATGTCGGTGTCGCCCGCGTCAAGCTGCCCATTGGCGTTGGCGTCGATGAACCGGTGCGTGCGGTTTCCCTCGGCATCGTAGAGATAGCGGTAGGTGCCGTCGGAGAGGAGCCGATTGTTGGTGCCGGTGGTGTAAGTGCTACCATTGGCGGTAACGCGGTTGCCGTTGGGCTGCCTATTATCCCTTTCCAGATCACCAACAAACTAGGAACGGTGGAAGCGAGAGGGTGTTGATGACGTCCTCCACAAGTTGAAACGGCTTTTCGTAGGGGCCTTCAATGCTATCTACGTAAGTTATGCGACCTGCCGGACCAATAGTTATGTCCAAGGTTCCGCTATAGTTTCGCTCGAAGTAGCAGTCAACTACCCGATGGTATGCGTTTCCTCCCGGGTCGACCCAATCGACCTCCAGATGTGATTCACCCGAAGGGTTAATACGTGTCGTTACGCGCGACCCTTCGGCCAGATATGGCAAACAGGTGCGACCTCCGGTGTAGGAAAGCACCACATCCTGGATCGGTTTTCCCGAGTCGTTTTGAAGGGTCACGGAAACGCCGCTCGCGTATTGCCACTTGAGGAACAACAACACAGCAAACGCGATGACTGCAAAGAGCACAACAGCGCAGACAACGCCTTTCCATGTCAGTGGACCAGTTACCCTAAGATACAAGCCTTTCGGCCACATCGCCATCTGCTCCGATCAATAGCGTTCGTAGCTGTTCGCGGGTGGTGTCCCTCCAGGCGATAACTGAAGGCGGCCTTCATGAACTGCGCTTTCGCACCCGCGCGAGCAGTCTTCGTCCGATCTTGCAGATTTACCAATCTTCCTTCCCACAGCATTGTTGAACTGATCCATCGCCTCTTCGGCAGCTGGCTGATCATCTCGCGCGCAGTATTCATGGACGTCTGCAATTCGTTTCGCCACGTCCTGGCCAAGCCGTCTACACATGAGGCACGACCAATAGCAGTGCCGAAATGCATCTGCTGGGCCATTATGCAGTCCGTCCGGTCCACCTGGTAGGCGCTCGGCGACTCGCTGCGTTTCCCGAATCGCTTGGTGCGAAAGCCTGTTGGCGATCCACGCATTGATGGGACCGACAGCCCGAATCTGCGCCCATCCTTCACCGCATGGACACGGACTTTGCTTCAAACCGGTTGGGTCTTGAAAGCCTGTAGGTTTATTCCCCACATACCGATACAAATTCGCGTCGCCGCCGTCAAAACCGATGGGGTCCTCGCTCAGCCAGCGGCCGACACAGGCATCATACCAGCGGTTGAGGTTGTTCTGTAGGCCAGTGTCGGCATCGAAGGGCCGGGCAGTGAAGAGGAACAGCCAATCTGACTCGGCCTTCCTCTTACAAATTACTCTACCAAATGTTCGCCGAATCAATTCGTTAATCAACGTTTTTCTACTCGCCCAAGTGTTCGCTTACTTCTTGTAATGTGGCGATTAGAAGTATTCGTCAACCATTTCTCACATCATCATCTGTCGGCTCGACTTTGCCTAGCCATTCAAAATCAATATGGAGTTGCTCGTAAGACACAGCAAACGCATACCCCAGATAGTTTGGATCGTCGCGCATCGACTTCTCCACCACGTGGCACTCGAGTTCCTTATATTTCTCCGGTATCAACCTGCAGGCTACCGAAATACTATGGTCTGGCTCATAGGGCAGGATGAGTACGATCGAGGGATTCACTATATAGTCCTTAATCGGCATCGAAAAAAGGGCGCGGCCATCCGGAGACAAGTCAAAATACACGAGTGTCTTTAAAGCCACGTCTGACAAAGACCGGAATCGCATACCTTTGTGAGGAAGTCTCATATGCTTCGGCCTGTACCGAATTTGCTCCTCAATAAATCGCTTAGCTACTTTCACCTCCGGCAATTCCGGAATCTCACCTGTTGCTATCTGACCTGTGCAACTTTCTAATCTATCCACCCAGCGCACGGTGCCACCCTCCTCACCTAACCCACGGTACTGAAGCACAGTAGACTGCGAAAAGAGTTTGGAGAAACCGCGCCCTACTTCCGCTCAATTTCTGCTCGCAAAACATGGCATCATGGATTGCGTCACATGCAGCTTGCCAACTCCCTGCGCGCCGCAACCAATAACCGAAGGCCTGGGCTAGTTCCGTCGCGCTCATTCCGGGAGGAATTAATTTCGGATTTGGTGGTGGTACAAGCGGTGGGGGCGATTGCGGAAACGGTGGGCGAGAAGGTCTAAACCAGTTCCACGGCCATGTCCAGTGACCTATCGGATCAATCGCCTCGAGCACCCTATTCCCAACATACCGATACAAATTCCCATCGCCGCCGTCAAAACCGATGGGGTCCTCGCTCAGCCAGCGGCCGACACGGGCATCATACCAGCGGTTGAGGTTATTTTGAAGTTGGGTGTCACTATCGAACGGTCTACCGGTGAATAAAAAGAGACTATCGATCGTCGGATTACTCTCCGACGTCACCCGGCCAAAGGCATCGTAGATAAGATGATTGACCAC
This is a stretch of genomic DNA from Thermogutta terrifontis. It encodes these proteins:
- a CDS encoding RHS repeat domain-containing protein encodes the protein MVEYAYDYANRWVYKRLDDDGDGHAEQRRIFIYDGNQIVMDFWRTNSGDMQVGHLRQRYLWGPAVDQILAEEAVDGGTPDLVQWTLTDHLNTVRDIAKYDPGSDMTTAVNHLIYDAFGKVTAESNPTTDSLFLFTGRPFDSDTQLQNNLNRWYDARVGRWLSEDPIGFSGGDGNLYRYVNNRALIGIDSNGLDGPFYHPSVMRPRPIQPVWEPTFSPHAFSHAYDVIKSICENCHCIQCTKQQCRNEAVRIARVFVRIFDVMRRPNPWFGHYRHGWMCYQWQTIVFENLSPIVQAGSCFWIERVGLVEGEELTHNWIALSAVPPVEEQQRFSPAPAGCCTVYLDPWKGGEMGVYASEPQAHPLHNYLVTDLTELISVGVISVGGIYLPQPGIPAKQEYLSKCFDWPIWRR
- a CDS encoding RHS repeat domain-containing protein, giving the protein MINELIRRTFGRVICKRKAESDWLFLFTARPFDADTGLQNNLNRWYDACVGRWLSEDPIGFDGGDANLYRYVGNKPTGFQDPTGLKQSPCPCGEGWAQIRAVGPINAWIANRLSHQAIRETQRVAERLPGGPDGLHNGPADAFRHCYWSCLMCRRLGQDVAKRIADVHEYCARDDQPAAEEAMDQFNNAVGRKIGKSARSDEDCSRGCESAVHEGRLQLSPGGTPPANSYERY